The Epilithonimonas zeae genome contains the following window.
CGTTACACCTTTTTGATAGAAAGTTCCGTTATCTGTAATTCTGACTCCGTTGTTAAAATCTAGTGCACCAGCAGTTTTCGCTTGTACGATAAAAGCTTGTCCCACTTTTATATTGCCATTGGGTGTAATACCACTTGGGTTTTCTGGGTCATAATCTGCCCAATCATAAGCCGGCGGAACACCTCCGGAACCATTGAACACAGCATAATTATTTCCAGTATATCCAGATCCCATTTGTGTAGCAGTATAATCTATATTAGTCCAGAACCAAGCTGTATTATAAATTTTGGCGCTATTCAAACTGTAAAGCAAATCGAAACTGATATTAGAAGGATAAGGATTTCCAACCAGATTATAACCTTTGTCTGCTCCGGCAGATTTTTGCAAACTTAAGAACTGAAGATTTCCATTATTTGGAACGCCCGTAAAGCTATAAGTTTTGCCATATCCATCAGGCAAAGAATTTTCTGCACGGATTGCGTAACCTTTTCCTGTTTGGAAAGTAGCATCGGAAGTGACCGTAAATTTATCCGTCGATTCGTTATACTGAAGATAACCATTTGAAGGTGTATTTGGAGAGAAACCACTTGCTCCCTTGATCGTTTGTCCTGCAACTGGAGAGCTCCAATAAACATAATCAATGTGTCCGGTTACATTATTCATATCAGAAACCTGTCTCTCAATCTTGATAGTTCCTTCATTAATTATATTATCAGTCTGAATCAAATTAGCATCGCTTTCTACCACAAAGCTATTAGCGGTAGAATTTAGATTCGTGATTTTATTTTTGACTTTAATAGGATAATTTGGTTTTACAAGCATTGTTCCTGCAGAACTCACTGTAAGCTCACAAACATCCAAAGCACCATTAGTTTGAGTATTATAACTTCCTGCAATGATTACCTTGCTTCCCAAAACAGGCGTTCCATTTGACCAAACATTACTTGTCCAAGTATTAGACGCTGGTTTAATTTGTACTGCTTTTGTTGCTGCATAACAAGTCTGTGTATTTTCTCTTACCTGGCAGTAATATTGATAATTATCCAATCCGCTGACATCAGAGATATTCAATGTTTGAGAAGTTGCACCGGAATAAACCCCACCATTAGAAACGGCCGTCCAGCTTCCTGTATTTCCCAATTCATACCATTGATAAGCCAATCCATTTCCTCCAGCAAAACCTTCTGTTGCAGTAAGTGTCAAAGACGCATTATTAACACCACAAGTCACAGAATATGAAGGTTGTGTATTAACAACTGGCGGATTTTTAACCACTGGTGGTTGCGCTACGTCGCCTCCGGATAAACACTGTCCACTTGATAATGCTTGAGATGTCCATTCGTTAGCATCAAAAACAGTTTTCGGAGAAAGATAATCATTCTTTCTTCTTAGATAATAGCCGACTGTATTGGGTGCGTGAACATCATCTATAATAGTAGAACCTTTCATTAATCTAAAACCATCATTTGCATTAAATCCTGTAGAGCCAAAACTTCCGTTACCTGTAGGCGCGTATCCGCAGACAGAAGAACTCACTCCAATTACAGCAACAGCTCCAGACGCAACAGTTCCAGTTAAGTTAGCATAAGTTGTGTAAGTTCCGCCATAATCTCCGGCTCTTTGGATAGAATATGTACTCAAATTAACCGTAGCACCAGTTCTGTTATAAAGTGTGATAATACCACCTGAACCTCCATTTTCATCATAAAGTTCATAAATAATGATATCAGAAGCTGGCGTTGTAGAACCACCACTACCTCCGGTACCTTCACAATCTGTAACTAAATTATCAATCACATCAAAAGCCTGAGTGAAAGAACATCCACTAGCCAATGTTACTACAAAATTAGCATCGGTAGCTCCAGTAGGAATCAGTGCTTCGATTTTTCCTGATGATATCAAATCAAAAGGTACGCTCACACCATTATAAGTTACAGAAGCGCCAGTCATATCATTAACCGAAGTTGTAAATGTAACTTTAGTATTGGCTGGTCCGCTTGTTGGAAATGCTGTAATAGAAGGAGAAGTGGTACAAGTTCCCGTCCCCTGAATTTTAAATACATAAGGATTTTCATCAGAATCATTATTCGCAATACTTACATTAGCTTCTCTCAGTCCGGCAACTGTTGGATGGAATTTAATTTTAAATGATGTTGTACTTCCACTAATAACTGGAGAGACGGCTTGTTGTGTTACAATAAAATCGGAAGGATTGAGTCCTGTGATATTCACAACTGGTGTTCCTGTAAGATTAAGATTGGCTAAACCTAAATTTTCAATCACAAATTCTTTCTCTACAGAATCTGTCCCTAAGTTAGTCGCAGCAAACAGTGTATTATTAAGACCATAAGGCTCATCAAAATTATTTGGAATACTGATATTATTCCCTTTGATATTAATTTCCTGATTTGTAGGCTGAGTAATTGTAACTATATAATCTTCTACTTCCCCATCAAATCCCGTTTCACAAGAAGTTGGAGCAGATGAATATTTTGCACTCACTCTCATTTTTATATCACCTAGTACAGCAGTAGTTGGGACTGCAATACTAAGAGGCGAAAGAGATGTCGCTCCATCTGCTACGTTAGTCGCTGTTCCCAAATCAAATTCTTCTCCGGAATCTGCAAAATCGCCATCGTGATTCCAGTCAAACCAAACTTTACTATATACTATATAATCCCCAGCTGTATTAACACGAACCGTTATTGGATAAGTTTCTCCTTTTACAACTGTTGTCGTTGGTGTAGTAAAATTGGTATATCCTACAGTTTTAGTTGCTGCAGTTGTATTTTCAATTGTATTAAATTTTACATATCTAATGCCTGTATTATAATCTGTATTCCCTGAAGAAGCACAGTATGTAATCTCTGGTGTAACACAAACATCAGTTCCATCGCTCCAAGTTGTTCCTTTTCTTAGCCAAATTTTGAAGCAATATTCTGTTCCATTGGTAAAATTAGTTATTGCTTTACTGAGAGCTGTTCCTTTATACACCACCTGATTTCCGGCATTATTCCAAGAATCATCAGCAATGATACTGCTTCCGTCTCCAGATGGAATATAAGTTATGGCGCCTTGATTGGCTACAATCATAACTTCGTCAAAACAAGTTGCCGTGTTATGTGTCCACTCAAGAGTCACTTGATTATTTGATGGAGTCCCTGTGAAAGTTTTCACATCATCCTGAGCAAGAAGATTCAAAGCTCTTGAACTTGCAGATCCATTTGAAAACCTTCTGACAGAAGCACCATCTTGGTAGGCAAGAATCATAAATGAATAAATACCATTCTCTGTCAATCCGGAAATATCTACAGATGTAGCTGTGCCTTTGTAAAGTAATTTGCCTAAAGTTGTAGGTGTTGCACTATTAGTAGAAGCGGAAAAATTACTATTCGCATAACTATAGTCTGTTAATGCAGTTGTAGGCGTTCCGCTTGGCGTTGTCGCTCCAGCAATTGCAAAAACCATATAACCTGTTGGCACAGCTCCAGATGTTGGTGCTGTCCAAGAAATAGTTCCTCCGTTATCTATTAAACACGTTTGCGAAGCTCCAGTTACATTATTAAGGCTTCCACTAAAAGTTGTTGTGAATTCCTGTACACCTCCATAAGTATAAGTCGCCCCATTATAAAGATAGGCTTGAACAACATAAGTTGTAGCTTCCGTAAGAGAAGTCGCAGCATAATTTGTACTTCCAAGGGTAACAGTCACATTAGTAACTCCGGCACCTCCAACAGTTGGTGTTGCATTAGTTGATTTTACAGAATATACAAAACCCTGAATAGTTGAACTTGGACAATTCCCTTGAGTGATTGACGTAGCTCGTAATGTTGCCGTAGTTTGGGCAAATGTCGTAATTGTATTAGTTGTGATGGCTTGAGCCGTACTTGTGGAATTACCAGTAATAGCTTTATTAACAGCTGTAGCCGCACTTCCAGAAACTGCAATATTCCCATTATAAGTTTGATTAGCTGCAGTTGGAGTCAGCGTAACATAAATGGTTTTCGAAGCGAGGTCGCCACCAGCATGCGAAAAGCCTGTCACAGAAATCCCACCCGATGTTTCAGAGTAAGTATATCCAGCTAATGAACCTAAGCTAATTGTTCCTGCTTTGAGTCCTGTTCCTGAGACAGTAAACGAAAACTCCTTAGACGAGCCATTACAGACTGTTCCAAAAGCTAAAGTTCCTGTATTAACAGTAAGTGTTTCTGTAACTGCTGTGATAGTTAAATTATTGGATGTTAAATTGGAAGCAGAAGCAAGTTCACTTCCGTTAATACTAATGCTAAAGTTAGTAACATTAGCATCAAAATCTGTATTATTATAAGCTAACGTAACCGTTGCTGTTGTTGAAGAATTATATGCAACACTTTGGATAGTTACTCCAGAAGGCGCATTGTTTAAGGTAAAATTTGAAGCATTCAATGTTGCGTCTGCAAATGTATCGTTGGCGAGTGTTAATCCAACTGTTGCTCCGTTAAGTGTTGCTTCATTCAGTGTTCCCGAAGCTGTTAAAGTTGGAGTACTAACTACTGGAGCATTCACAACAACATCATCTATATATATAGTTCCTGCCGTTCTGTAGAACTGGAATTCTATATTATTACTTGTATTATTTATAGTAGCAGTATATGTTGTCACACCAGAATTAGTAGGAGCAAAAGGAGAACCTGTAGCTGCCGTCCAACTTCCACCGTTAATTCTATAATTTACCTGAATACCATTAGTAGTAGCACTACCTCTTGCTTTAAACTGAATTGTACTTATTCCTCCCGTAGCAATAACCGGAGAGGTAATCTGTGAACCAGTTGCACTTCTTAGCTGACAATAGTTGCCGCTAAATCCTGCCACACCTGAGCCATTAATAATATCTGTACCATTCCAATTACCAGAATTCAAAACTATATTTCCAGTTGTATAACTAGAAGGCAAACCTGTTGTAAAATTTTCAGTAAGAACTTGTCCCCAACTATGGAAACTGATCAAAAAAAAGCAAGAAAAAAGAAATGTTTGTAGACCGGAAAAGCCTATCAACTTCCAAAAGGAAAATAGATTTTTTTTCATCGAATTTATGTTTTATAAGGAAACAAATATAAGTTTATTTAAAATATAAAATTCAATTAATCAAATTTTAGCTATTATAAATTTTTAATTACAAAGCTTCAAAATCAACAAAACCATCTATACGAGATGGTTCTGTTAACAATATTTTTCTTACTTATTATTTAATAATTTTCTTAGTTTTTAAATCGCCAGAATTTTCTGCTTTTATAATGTAAACTCCATTAACCAATTTAGAAGCATCAATTTCCAAAGTTGTTTCTTTGGTTTTTACAGAATACATTAATCTTCCAGATGTATCATAAACTTCAACTTTACCTAAAGATTTTGAAGATTTTACAATATAATTACCATGCCATTTATAAACCTCAAAATCGGATTTAGTCATAACGTCAGATCCTAATACAGCATTATCTTTATATACTATTTCGAATCGTGTTTCATCTGTTCCTTTACTTGCTGTAAAGCTGTAATCTTTTTCTTTGAGGTTTGTTATAATATTCAGTAATTTATCTTTCAAATATACGTTTTGATTCTCTGCAAAAATTCCTTGATTATTTTCCAAACTAACTTTATAAGTGCCGTTTGCAGAATATTTAGCTGATACCGTAACTACATCACTATCAACAAAACTTCCTCTTGCCTGAATTTGAAGTTTATGTGAATCTACTTTAGAATAGAAAGAATCATCGCCAACAACAAGAATATCCGCATCGTAATCGCCCTCATAATTATTAGTAGCATCATCTATGTGTGCTATCAATATCGTATTAATAACATTTTGAGGAGAAATCAATTTCAACCAATAACGATTGGTTTGATCTGTATTCTTGTTATTATAAAATACTCCAGACTCGTTTGTTCTTACTGTATTATCAAAACTTATAACCTGACCTGTTCCAAGATTTTTAGCTTGAACAATGAAACCCTGCCCCAATTTGATATTCTTTGTTGGGGTATACGAACCAGAAGATGGCGAAGGTGTTACTGTAGTATCACTGTAAGTTGGCGGCGTTCCTCCTGCCAAAGTAATTGTTGCATAATTGTTTCCTGAATAACTTGATCCTTGTTGCGTTGTAACTGGGGTAACATCTGTCCAGAACCACACTTTTCCATATATTATATTTTTATTATTACCAAGATTATAAAATTTAATAAAATCAATATTGGACGGATAAGGATTTCCAATCAGGTTATAGCCATGCTCAACTGTTCCACCTGTACCCGTATTGGCCGACCTTTGGATATTTGTAGAAAATGATCCGTTATTTGGAGTACCAACAAATTTTAATGTGTTATCTGAAGTCAGTACTGCTGGATCATAACTATCTTTACCTCTAATAGCATATCCTTTAGCATTAATAAATGTGGTTTCGGTAGCAGGAACCGCTTTGAATGTATCATTTGGCTCATTGTAGTAGAAAATTCTGTTATTTGGTGTTCCTACAGAAAAACCATCATTCAAAGTAGTATCATTTAATAGTTTTTGACCTGTTACTGGCGTACTCCAGTAAGTGTAATCCATTTTACGCATTTTTACATCGCGATGCGCTAATATTTTTCCGGAATTCACAGCATTAGCATTATCTTGTAGCAATACTGCATCACTTTCAATTGTTAAATTATCATTATTGGAATTATTAGTAATATTAATATCATCGATAATTCTAAGTGAATTATTAGCCTTAACTGTAAGTTTAGCTGTGTTAGCAATAGTTATTGTTTTTGCTTGAGCTGTTGCATTAATTTCCACTATTTTACCAGCAAGGATATTGGCACATTTTGTAACATCAGGAACTACCGCTGGAAACCAATTAGATCCAGTGCTCCAATCGGTTCCTGTACCTGTATATTGCATTTTACTTCTAACAATAGATGAGGTTACCGCCGTCTTATCACATGTTCCTAATGTGGCTTTAGCTGTATATGTAGTAGCCGTTCCCGGAGCAGCATATACCGTTGAAAGATAATCCGTACCATTATAAGGAGTCGTAAGTCCTACATCTGTATATAAACCTATAGAAGGAGACCATGTAACCAGTTTTTTATTACCGTCAAAAACAATATCATCTATATACCAATCAAACAAACCATAGCTTTCTCCCGTATATCTGAATCTTATGTAGAGTTGGTTATTCCCAATATAAGGCGCTAGACTGACATTACTAATTTGTGTTGCTGCAATATCTGCAGTAATTGCTGTTCTGCTCCATACATTAGTCCAAGAATTATTATCAGTTGATACATCAACATAAATCCCCCTTACATAGTTAGAAGTTGTATCAGCATCAAACATATATTTGAAGGATAAATTCAGACTTGTAAAGGCTGAAATATCCATTGGAATACTTTGAGAAGTAGATATATTGTATGGTAAAAACACCCAAGTTCCTGTAGTATTAGAACCTGAACTCCAACTCAATCCAGCTTCATAAGCAGTACCTCCAGCATTGTTGGAATTGTAATAAACCCCAATAATATTGGTATCAGTTCCAGCATATGCCCAATTACTACCAACTCCTGCAGAAAAATCCTCACTGTATGCCACAGCATTTCCTATTCCTCCACTCGCATCCAGCTTAACATAATCCATATCACACGCAACCGCAGAAGATGGCGTTTCTGTAATCGATACATTAGTTGGAACCGGATTTACCGTTACCGTCACCGTTTTTGTATTGGTTATACTTCCACTTGTTCCAGTAACTGTATAAGTTGTCGTAGTGGTTGGACTTGCCGTAACTGTAGCGCCAGAAGTAGAACTAAGTCCCGTGCTTGGTGACCAGCTATAGGTATATGAAGTAGTACTGGAAGCTGTCAATGTCGTTGAGCCTCCGGCACAAAAACTTGGAACAGCAGGTGTAATAACAATTGGATCTGGAGAAACATTGACAGCAATATCATCTAAATATAAATAAAACTGATTCGCAGCAGAGTAAGCCTGAAAACCAATATAAAAAACACCAGTAGAGCTAGGCACAAAATCTATTACAACAGAATTTGCAGTGGATGCACCTCCAGTAATGTTAGAATAATCTGCTAAAGTATTAATCATTGCTGCAACAGTATTATTTGTACCATAAGCCACTTTCATCTTTTCTACAAATGTGGAACTATTGTTATTATATTTAAATGTCAATCTGTATGATACCCCAGATGTTAAATTTAATCCTTTGGTAAAAAACCAGGTATTAGCAGCATTACCTGTATTCCAAGCATATCTTAATACTTGAGAAGAAAAACCATTAGCTGCAGGATTAGCAGCGGTTGCCCAAGAATTTCCAGAACCTGCATTAATAACTGTAGTACAACTTGGAATCGCTGGCGTTGTAACACTATTGAAATCTTCCAGATAAGGAATACTTACACTTGCACAAAGCGTTGTAAAACTTCCTCCATTGGTAGAAGAACTACAACCTCCAACATTAGTATTGACAATTTGATAATAATAAGTTGTATTTGAATTTAATCCCGAAGACAAAACATAAGATGAAGTAACTCCAGGAACCGAAGTCACTAAAGTTGTGTAACCGCTATTACTATAGATATTAAGTGTTGAACTGATGGCTCCGGCATTTCCACCTGCAGCAGATGTCCAAGTGAAGGTAGCTCCTGCGGAAGTAATTGTTCCAACAGAAAGTGATGTAGGAGCTGCAGCACAAGTTATTTTATTGTCTGAAAGAGGTGATGTTGTCAAATAATAAGGCGCACCGATACATGCATTATTATATGAATAGATGTAATAATAATATCTTGTATTGCTCGTCAAAGCCGAATCTGTAAATGTCGTTGCATTGGCTGTTGTTGCACTTCCTTGAATCACGTAATAAGAATTCCCGCCCAAAGTCACTGTGTTGCCCGTAGTATATGAAGTTCCATTTACTGGTGTTGGCGCTGTTGAACTTGTACTTCTTAAAATAAGATAACCGCTGGGTGGTGTTCCAGGAGCGGTAAAAGATCCAGCAATAGATGTTGCAGAGGTAGTTCCAAAAGTCAAAGCTGTTGGTTGAGTTGCAGGTGTTGTACAAGCAACCGTATTATAAGTAATTGTAATTAAGCCATTACCTCCTTTACCCGTGGTTGCAGATATAGAGCCAGCACCTCCATTACCAATTCCCGATACATAGCCAGTTTCGGCATTTCCAGGTGCTTGGGTCGCTGCTCCAGCATTACTCGTGGTACCAACAGTATTAGTAGTCGCTGTCAAAGATCCACTGATATAAGATGACCCTCCTCCTCCGGCAGAAGAATAATTAGTTGTTGATCCACTACTATAACCGCTTCCACCACCATAGTAGCCACCGCCTCCGCCACCGCCATAATAAGAATAAGCTGCACTAAAACTGTTACCCGCTCCACCTTGTAAAGCTGCACCTGTATAACCATTTCTGTTATCAGTTCCATTATATTGTCCGCCTGTTCCAGCTGCTGTTATCGTTGCTCCTCTACCGCTCGTATATGATGTACTAGCAGCATTACCACCATTTGTTCCCGCTGTAGCTCCTCCAGCTCCTCCATAAGATGAGTCTCCATAATATCCTCCACCTCCACCTCCAGCTGCAAGAGCCAAAACATTAGCTTGAGAAAGTGTTGCAGAGCTAAAGATACCACTATATCCTCCTCCTGAACCACCATAAGCTCCTCCTGATGCACCGCCTCCTCCGTAACCACCGGCAGAAACTGCACTAGTGTTGAGACTACCTCCTCCACCAACTACAATAGTAAGTGTCTGTCCAGAAGTGACAGCTAGTGTTCCTTTCAAAAATGCTCCGGAACCTCCAGAGCCATCAGACCCTGCCCCTCCAGCTCCCCATATTTTGACACTTACAGAAGTTACGCCAGATGGTACTACAAATGATTGTGCTGAACCTGTATAAGAAAAAGTTTGAGTGACCTGTCCTTTTACCAATGATAGAAAAGTAATGAACAAGATGGAAAAGACAAGCTTTCCCGAAAAAGCATAGAATGCTTTAACTAAGGTAAATTTTTTCATCATAATCTTTTGTGTTAATTAATTATTACGATGAAGCTAATGTATAACTTATTTCGAATTTTTTTGCCAAAAAAAATATTTATTTAAAAAAATATTTAATATAATATTTAAAAAAAAAGATTATCATTTAAAAAAAATAACATTATTAAAATAAAATTTTATCTACTATAAAGAAATAAATATTCATTTTATAATATAAAAAACACCAATAATATATATCCGAATCATATAATTGATAAAACACAAAATATTATGTTAAACAGATTTTCGGAAAAAAATTCAACATTGGATTAATAAAAAAAGCCTAAACAAATGAGACAAGTTTTTATTTATTAAGAGGTTTACTAAAGTACGAC
Protein-coding sequences here:
- a CDS encoding GEVED domain-containing protein, with amino-acid sequence MKKNLFSFWKLIGFSGLQTFLFSCFFLISFHSWGQVLTENFTTGLPSSYTTGNIVLNSGNWNGTDIINGSGVAGFSGNYCQLRSATGSQITSPVIATGGISTIQFKARGSATTNGIQVNYRINGGSWTAATGSPFAPTNSGVTTYTATINNTSNNIEFQFYRTAGTIYIDDVVVNAPVVSTPTLTASGTLNEATLNGATVGLTLANDTFADATLNASNFTLNNAPSGVTIQSVAYNSSTTATVTLAYNNTDFDANVTNFSISINGSELASASNLTSNNLTITAVTETLTVNTGTLAFGTVCNGSSKEFSFTVSGTGLKAGTISLGSLAGYTYSETSGGISVTGFSHAGGDLASKTIYVTLTPTAANQTYNGNIAVSGSAATAVNKAITGNSTSTAQAITTNTITTFAQTTATLRATSITQGNCPSSTIQGFVYSVKSTNATPTVGGAGVTNVTVTLGSTNYAATSLTEATTYVVQAYLYNGATYTYGGVQEFTTTFSGSLNNVTGASQTCLIDNGGTISWTAPTSGAVPTGYMVFAIAGATTPSGTPTTALTDYSYANSNFSASTNSATPTTLGKLLYKGTATSVDISGLTENGIYSFMILAYQDGASVRRFSNGSASSRALNLLAQDDVKTFTGTPSNNQVTLEWTHNTATCFDEVMIVANQGAITYIPSGDGSSIIADDSWNNAGNQVVYKGTALSKAITNFTNGTEYCFKIWLRKGTTWSDGTDVCVTPEITYCASSGNTDYNTGIRYVKFNTIENTTAATKTVGYTNFTTPTTTVVKGETYPITVRVNTAGDYIVYSKVWFDWNHDGDFADSGEEFDLGTATNVADGATSLSPLSIAVPTTAVLGDIKMRVSAKYSSAPTSCETGFDGEVEDYIVTITQPTNQEINIKGNNISIPNNFDEPYGLNNTLFAATNLGTDSVEKEFVIENLGLANLNLTGTPVVNITGLNPSDFIVTQQAVSPVISGSTTSFKIKFHPTVAGLREANVSIANNDSDENPYVFKIQGTGTCTTSPSITAFPTSGPANTKVTFTTSVNDMTGASVTYNGVSVPFDLISSGKIEALIPTGATDANFVVTLASGCSFTQAFDVIDNLVTDCEGTGGSGGSTTPASDIIIYELYDENGGSGGIITLYNRTGATVNLSTYSIQRAGDYGGTYTTYANLTGTVASGAVAVIGVSSSVCGYAPTGNGSFGSTGFNANDGFRLMKGSTIIDDVHAPNTVGYYLRRKNDYLSPKTVFDANEWTSQALSSGQCLSGGDVAQPPVVKNPPVVNTQPSYSVTCGVNNASLTLTATEGFAGGNGLAYQWYELGNTGSWTAVSNGGVYSGATSQTLNISDVSGLDNYQYYCQVRENTQTCYAATKAVQIKPASNTWTSNVWSNGTPVLGSKVIIAGSYNTQTNGALDVCELTVSSAGTMLVKPNYPIKVKNKITNLNSTANSFVVESDANLIQTDNIINEGTIKIERQVSDMNNVTGHIDYVYWSSPVAGQTIKGASGFSPNTPSNGYLQYNESTDKFTVTSDATFQTGKGYAIRAENSLPDGYGKTYSFTGVPNNGNLQFLSLQKSAGADKGYNLVGNPYPSNISFDLLYSLNSAKIYNTAWFWTNIDYTATQMGSGYTGNNYAVFNGSGGVPPAYDWADYDPENPSGITPNGNIKVGQAFIVQAKTAGALDFNNGVRITDNGTFYQKGVTKNRFWLTMRSPKNMVNTILIGYIPGATNNYETDFDGELFVVGSDSFYSVLGAKKLAIQGKEDNFSNEDVVTLGNVFSADGSYVISLQTPEGIFDGNQTVYLKDKLLNKYINLSTDTNYTFTAVKGTDASRFEIVYKEDAVLNTGAYSKSDFIVYKDGNSQVIKSSKKLGKIDIFDASGKLIKSININHTEAKIDVSNFLNGVYIMKIENSGDIKSKKFIK
- a CDS encoding glycine-rich protein; this translates as MMKKFTLVKAFYAFSGKLVFSILFITFLSLVKGQVTQTFSYTGSAQSFVVPSGVTSVSVKIWGAGGAGSDGSGGSGAFLKGTLAVTSGQTLTIVVGGGGSLNTSAVSAGGYGGGGASGGAYGGSGGGYSGIFSSATLSQANVLALAAGGGGGGYYGDSSYGGAGGATAGTNGGNAASTSYTSGRGATITAAGTGGQYNGTDNRNGYTGAALQGGAGNSFSAAYSYYGGGGGGGYYGGGSGYSSGSTTNYSSAGGGGSSYISGSLTATTNTVGTTSNAGAATQAPGNAETGYVSGIGNGGAGSISATTGKGGNGLITITYNTVACTTPATQPTALTFGTTSATSIAGSFTAPGTPPSGYLILRSTSSTAPTPVNGTSYTTGNTVTLGGNSYYVIQGSATTANATTFTDSALTSNTRYYYYIYSYNNACIGAPYYLTTSPLSDNKITCAAAPTSLSVGTITSAGATFTWTSAAGGNAGAISSTLNIYSNSGYTTLVTSVPGVTSSYVLSSGLNSNTTYYYQIVNTNVGGCSSSTNGGSFTTLCASVSIPYLEDFNSVTTPAIPSCTTVINAGSGNSWATAANPAANGFSSQVLRYAWNTGNAANTWFFTKGLNLTSGVSYRLTFKYNNNSSTFVEKMKVAYGTNNTVAAMINTLADYSNITGGASTANSVVIDFVPSSTGVFYIGFQAYSAANQFYLYLDDIAVNVSPDPIVITPAVPSFCAGGSTTLTASSTTSYTYSWSPSTGLSSTSGATVTASPTTTTTYTVTGTSGSITNTKTVTVTVNPVPTNVSITETPSSAVACDMDYVKLDASGGIGNAVAYSEDFSAGVGSNWAYAGTDTNIIGVYYNSNNAGGTAYEAGLSWSSGSNTTGTWVFLPYNISTSQSIPMDISAFTSLNLSFKYMFDADTTSNYVRGIYVDVSTDNNSWTNVWSRTAITADIAATQISNVSLAPYIGNNQLYIRFRYTGESYGLFDWYIDDIVFDGNKKLVTWSPSIGLYTDVGLTTPYNGTDYLSTVYAAPGTATTYTAKATLGTCDKTAVTSSIVRSKMQYTGTGTDWSTGSNWFPAVVPDVTKCANILAGKIVEINATAQAKTITIANTAKLTVKANNSLRIIDDINITNNSNNDNLTIESDAVLLQDNANAVNSGKILAHRDVKMRKMDYTYWSTPVTGQKLLNDTTLNDGFSVGTPNNRIFYYNEPNDTFKAVPATETTFINAKGYAIRGKDSYDPAVLTSDNTLKFVGTPNNGSFSTNIQRSANTGTGGTVEHGYNLIGNPYPSNIDFIKFYNLGNNKNIIYGKVWFWTDVTPVTTQQGSSYSGNNYATITLAGGTPPTYSDTTVTPSPSSGSYTPTKNIKLGQGFIVQAKNLGTGQVISFDNTVRTNESGVFYNNKNTDQTNRYWLKLISPQNVINTILIAHIDDATNNYEGDYDADILVVGDDSFYSKVDSHKLQIQARGSFVDSDVVTVSAKYSANGTYKVSLENNQGIFAENQNVYLKDKLLNIITNLKEKDYSFTASKGTDETRFEIVYKDNAVLGSDVMTKSDFEVYKWHGNYIVKSSKSLGKVEVYDTSGRLMYSVKTKETTLEIDASKLVNGVYIIKAENSGDLKTKKIIK